One genomic segment of Paenibacillus sp. FSL H8-0332 includes these proteins:
- a CDS encoding phosphoenolpyruvate hydrolase family protein: MNRTAILERLQSELHEGNHIIGVSTGTGITAKVAADSGADFILMLNSGKFRQMGRSSLAGFLPFCNSNEMVMDFASKEIVPLVRDTPVLFGLNANDPTREMSLYIEEIKNRGFAGVNNYPTVGLIDGAFREALEEDGISYDREVEAIRLAHQQELFTVAFVFDEAQAVQMAEAGADVICVHLGLTVGGLLGARKVVSLEAAKAKALRILTACGEVKPEVIKMIYGGPVKTPVDVQYMYSNNTQIMGYIGGSAFERIPSEQSITAITRDFKRLGKLDEDDLMVKMLSGITRHYDYVEFVKEYVAQNYSEEVVFADLAKVAHVSRSYLSSLFKKEVGCSFQNYLVGFRMQKAAILLQAPHLQLSEVSAMAGYPDYAQFSRMFKKLMGCSPKQYKSNLNTKT; this comes from the coding sequence TTGAACAGAACAGCCATACTGGAGCGGCTTCAGTCAGAGCTGCACGAAGGCAACCACATTATCGGCGTCTCGACAGGGACGGGAATTACGGCCAAGGTTGCCGCTGACAGCGGAGCAGACTTCATTCTTATGCTGAACTCCGGCAAGTTCCGGCAGATGGGGAGAAGCTCTCTGGCGGGGTTCCTGCCCTTCTGCAACAGCAATGAGATGGTGATGGATTTTGCCTCGAAGGAGATTGTGCCGCTGGTGAGAGACACTCCGGTGCTGTTCGGACTGAATGCGAATGATCCAACGAGAGAGATGTCCCTTTATATAGAAGAGATCAAGAACAGAGGCTTCGCGGGAGTGAATAATTATCCGACAGTCGGCTTGATCGACGGGGCGTTCAGAGAGGCATTGGAGGAAGACGGCATCAGCTATGACAGGGAGGTGGAGGCTATACGTCTGGCTCATCAGCAGGAGCTGTTCACGGTGGCCTTCGTCTTCGACGAAGCCCAAGCGGTCCAGATGGCTGAAGCGGGGGCAGATGTGATCTGTGTGCATCTCGGCCTAACCGTAGGCGGATTGCTGGGGGCACGGAAGGTGGTCTCTCTGGAAGCTGCCAAGGCGAAGGCACTGCGCATTCTCACTGCCTGCGGTGAGGTTAAGCCTGAAGTCATTAAGATGATCTACGGCGGCCCGGTCAAGACTCCGGTTGATGTCCAGTATATGTACAGCAATAATACGCAGATTATGGGCTACATTGGCGGCTCTGCCTTTGAACGGATCCCCTCCGAGCAGTCGATTACGGCCATTACCCGCGATTTCAAGCGCCTGGGCAAGCTGGATGAAGATGATCTCATGGTCAAAATGCTCAGCGGCATCACCCGGCATTACGATTACGTAGAATTCGTCAAAGAGTATGTCGCCCAGAATTACAGCGAGGAAGTAGTGTTCGCGGATCTGGCCAAGGTGGCGCATGTGTCGCGCAGTTATCTGAGCAGCTTGTTTAAAAAGGAAGTGGGCTGCAGCTTCCAGAACTATCTGGTCGGCTTCCGTATGCAAAAGGCTGCCATACTGCTCCAGGCCCCGCACCTGCAATTATCCGAGGTGTCCGCAATGGCCGGCTACCCTGACTATGCCCAGTTCAGCAGAATGTTCAAAAAGCTCATGGGCTGTTCGCCCAAGCAGTACAAATCTAACCTAAACACAAAAACATAG
- a CDS encoding Tm-1-like ATP-binding domain-containing protein yields MKTIAIAGTFDTKGEEYLYIKKLAEELGLRALMIHTGVFEPAFQPDVSNREVASAAGMELDELAAKKDRALATEVLSKGLEQLVPRLYQEGKFDGIISFGGTGGTSLVAPAMRALPIGVPKVLVSTVASGNTAPYVGTSDIMMIPSVVDVSGLNSISTRIFSNAMFAIAGMLLFEADYEPEKKPLVAATMFGVTTPCVTEARKYLEERGYEVLVFHATGIGGQSMEALIEAGFIEGVLDLTTTEWADELVGGVLNAGPHRLEAAGRNRIPQVVSVGALDMCNFGPADTVPEKFKDRKFYHHNPTVTLMRTTVEENEQLGRKLAEKLNMATESTVLMLPLGGISAIDVEGQPFYGPEEDRMLFDTLRRQVDCSRVELIEMDLAINDPAFAEAAARKLIDLMQAAKA; encoded by the coding sequence ATGAAGACAATCGCCATAGCTGGAACGTTTGATACGAAGGGTGAGGAGTACCTGTACATCAAGAAGCTTGCAGAGGAGCTGGGCCTCAGAGCCCTGATGATCCATACCGGTGTATTCGAGCCAGCCTTTCAACCCGATGTGTCTAACCGGGAGGTCGCATCCGCCGCAGGGATGGAGCTGGACGAGCTTGCCGCGAAGAAGGACCGGGCGTTAGCTACAGAAGTGTTGTCCAAAGGTCTGGAGCAGCTCGTTCCCCGGTTATACCAGGAGGGGAAATTTGACGGCATCATATCCTTCGGGGGCACCGGCGGAACTTCACTGGTTGCCCCTGCCATGAGAGCCTTGCCGATCGGCGTACCGAAGGTGCTGGTATCCACGGTTGCCTCCGGAAATACCGCCCCTTATGTCGGGACCAGCGATATTATGATGATTCCGTCTGTGGTGGATGTCTCAGGCCTCAATTCGATCTCGACGAGAATATTCAGCAATGCGATGTTTGCCATCGCGGGCATGCTCCTGTTCGAAGCAGACTATGAACCGGAGAAAAAGCCGCTGGTCGCAGCCACCATGTTCGGAGTGACCACACCGTGTGTGACCGAAGCGCGCAAATACCTGGAGGAGCGCGGCTACGAGGTGCTGGTATTCCATGCTACCGGAATCGGCGGACAATCGATGGAGGCGCTGATCGAAGCGGGCTTCATTGAAGGGGTGCTGGACTTAACCACCACCGAATGGGCAGATGAACTGGTCGGCGGCGTCTTGAACGCAGGACCGCACCGCCTGGAGGCCGCAGGCCGCAACCGTATTCCGCAGGTCGTCTCGGTAGGCGCCCTGGATATGTGCAACTTCGGCCCGGCGGATACCGTACCGGAGAAGTTCAAGGATCGCAAATTCTATCATCATAACCCGACCGTTACGCTGATGCGGACGACCGTGGAGGAGAATGAACAGCTCGGCAGGAAGCTGGCCGAGAAGCTCAATATGGCAACGGAGAGTACGGTGCTTATGCTGCCGCTTGGCGGTATTTCGGCGATTGATGTGGAGGGTCAGCCCTTCTACGGCCCTGAAGAGGACCGGATGTTGTTCGATACCCTGCGCCGGCAGGTGGACTGCTCAAGAGTTGAACTGATCGAAATGGACCTGGCGATTAATGATCCGGCCTTTGCCGAGGCCGCAGCCCGGAAGCTGATTGATCTCATGCAGGCCGCGAAGGCCTGA